One window of the Candidatus Methylomirabilota bacterium genome contains the following:
- a CDS encoding ABC transporter substrate-binding protein — MNRVSRRQFLTTSAGIAGILAAGVPPARGQQREISYLCWNNFAPNSDKKLAEIGQRFTKDTGIKLKIDHVSHMGPQQSKYASEVQTQAGHDLVEMRMHFPWLYEPQLVDVSDVVTELEKKYGKALGSSYEGAHVNGVWRAVPQYHGMFVATYREDLFKQASLKVPDTWEDLYTVGKELKKMGHPVGIPISQNYDSISTAGPVLWSFGGMEVDKDGKTVRINSPATVQMIEWYKKMFRDCMEPEVLSWSDASNNESIQQGKAGWIHNPVSAYIVAKQRKLVTADGINHHRSLGGPSGRHETDTPRHIGIWKFSKNVEPAKEWIRYLLGKREVYDEYIMSGDAFNLPTYEKLQDHPVLRTDPKYAALRGEGVQYHTYGWPAPPSDKVQLITNTYLLPNMIAKAVTGTSTKDSIAWAETEMKKVLAG, encoded by the coding sequence ATGAATCGAGTCAGTCGCCGCCAGTTCCTGACCACCAGCGCCGGTATTGCGGGCATCCTTGCCGCGGGCGTGCCGCCCGCGCGAGGCCAGCAGCGGGAGATTTCCTATCTCTGCTGGAACAACTTCGCCCCCAATTCGGACAAAAAGCTGGCCGAGATCGGCCAGCGCTTCACCAAGGACACGGGCATCAAGCTCAAGATCGATCATGTCTCGCACATGGGCCCGCAGCAGTCCAAGTACGCCTCCGAGGTGCAGACCCAGGCGGGCCACGACCTCGTCGAGATGCGGATGCATTTCCCGTGGTTGTACGAGCCCCAGCTGGTCGACGTCTCGGACGTCGTGACCGAGCTCGAGAAGAAGTACGGCAAAGCGCTCGGCTCCTCGTACGAGGGGGCGCACGTGAACGGAGTCTGGCGCGCCGTGCCCCAGTATCACGGCATGTTCGTCGCCACCTATCGGGAGGACCTGTTCAAGCAGGCGAGCCTCAAGGTCCCCGACACCTGGGAGGACCTCTACACGGTCGGCAAGGAGCTCAAGAAGATGGGGCATCCGGTCGGCATCCCCATCAGCCAGAACTACGATTCGATCTCGACGGCGGGACCCGTGCTGTGGTCGTTCGGGGGCATGGAGGTGGACAAGGACGGCAAGACCGTTCGCATCAACTCACCGGCCACCGTCCAGATGATCGAGTGGTACAAGAAGATGTTCCGCGACTGCATGGAGCCCGAAGTGCTCTCGTGGTCGGACGCCAGCAACAACGAATCGATCCAGCAGGGCAAGGCGGGTTGGATTCATAATCCGGTCAGCGCCTACATCGTGGCCAAGCAGCGCAAGCTCGTCACCGCCGACGGCATCAATCATCACCGGAGCTTGGGCGGGCCCTCCGGCCGCCATGAGACCGACACGCCGCGCCACATCGGCATCTGGAAGTTCTCGAAGAATGTCGAGCCGGCCAAGGAGTGGATCCGCTACCTGCTCGGCAAGCGCGAGGTCTACGACGAGTACATCATGTCCGGGGATGCCTTCAACCTGCCGACCTACGAGAAGCTGCAAGACCACCCGGTGCTCCGGACCGACCCCAAGTACGCCGCCCTCAGGGGCGAGGGCGTGCAGTACCACACCTACGGGTGGCCGGCGCCGCCCTCGGACAAGGTCCAGCTCATTACCAACACCTACCTCTTGCCCAACATGATCGCCAAGGCGGTGACCGGCACCTCGACGAAGGACTCGATCGCCTGGGCCGAGACCGAGATGAAGAAGGTCCTTGCTGGGTGA